A portion of the Candidatus Pristimantibacillus lignocellulolyticus genome contains these proteins:
- a CDS encoding gluconolactonase, which produces MFIKKSISAIVMASLLFSSSLIDTVKASTPYEAYNYNYWEEAVASPAAYIPDKVITGLDLGIGSLLEPNDFALGSDGRKYISDTGNKRIIVVSQDWKVEQIIEGYMSSAGVMTNFENPTGLFVDHDNLLYVADSVLGQVIAFDEQYKVTLVIDNPQSDIIAAGFKFVPLKIAVDEAKRIYVVASGVFEGIMQFDTDGSFLGYIGTNEVKRDYYEIMWRMFSTKEQLSKSVLFIPTEFSNLDLDQKGFLYATNIDISTQTPIKRLNPSGVDVLKRYGYFDVKGDIFFRGSIGPSRFVDIKYLNDGLYSGLDSNQGKIFTYDAEGNLLYIFGAIGNQEGTFKTPVALEFDGARHYVLDRAKANISIFKPTKFGKLVNEASRLHYNGFSKEAVPIWEEVLTLNSNYDVAYIGIGRSLVMAKQNEEAIFYFKQGMEREQYSVAFKRFRREEMKEHFSAVMTIIVIGAIATIGLLMWRKLRRKNMKFRNSHTVGRDQAL; this is translated from the coding sequence ATGTTCATTAAGAAATCCATATCGGCCATCGTAATGGCGTCCCTTCTCTTCTCAAGTAGTCTGATCGATACTGTGAAGGCGAGCACGCCATATGAAGCTTATAACTATAATTACTGGGAAGAAGCAGTAGCCTCACCTGCCGCCTATATACCCGATAAAGTAATTACAGGGTTAGATTTGGGGATAGGATCATTGCTTGAACCGAACGATTTTGCACTCGGTAGTGATGGGCGCAAGTATATCTCGGATACAGGCAACAAGCGAATTATTGTGGTGAGTCAAGATTGGAAAGTCGAACAAATCATTGAAGGCTATATGTCATCAGCAGGAGTAATGACAAACTTTGAGAATCCTACGGGTTTGTTCGTAGATCATGATAATTTACTTTATGTAGCCGATTCTGTTCTTGGTCAAGTCATTGCGTTTGATGAGCAATATAAAGTAACGCTAGTCATTGACAATCCGCAATCAGATATTATTGCAGCAGGATTCAAATTCGTGCCACTAAAAATCGCTGTAGACGAAGCAAAACGTATCTATGTCGTAGCGAGTGGTGTGTTCGAGGGAATTATGCAGTTTGACACCGATGGATCATTTTTAGGATATATCGGGACGAATGAAGTAAAGCGTGATTACTACGAGATTATGTGGCGGATGTTTTCAACGAAGGAGCAACTTAGTAAGTCAGTGCTTTTTATTCCAACAGAATTTTCAAACTTGGATTTGGATCAAAAGGGATTTTTGTATGCCACTAATATTGATATAAGCACACAAACGCCAATTAAACGTCTGAATCCATCAGGAGTAGATGTACTAAAGAGATATGGATACTTTGACGTGAAGGGGGATATATTCTTCCGTGGCTCCATAGGTCCATCGCGATTCGTGGATATCAAATATTTGAATGATGGCTTATATAGTGGATTAGATAGCAACCAAGGGAAAATATTCACTTATGATGCGGAAGGGAATTTACTCTACATCTTCGGTGCAATTGGGAATCAGGAAGGGACATTCAAAACACCGGTAGCACTAGAATTCGATGGGGCACGTCACTATGTGCTGGATCGTGCCAAAGCGAATATTTCGATATTCAAACCTACGAAATTTGGCAAACTGGTAAATGAAGCTTCACGATTACATTATAACGGCTTTAGCAAAGAGGCGGTGCCTATTTGGGAAGAAGTACTTACCCTAAATAGTAATTACGATGTTGCTTATATCGGGATTGGGCGCTCACTAGTTATGGCAAAACAAAATGAAGAAGCAATCTTCTATTTCAAACAAGGAATGGAGCGTGAACAATATTCCGTAGCCTTTAAGCGTTTCCGTCGTGAAGAGATGAAAGAACATTTCAGTGCGGTAATGACAATTATTGTAATCGGTGCAATTGCAACGATAGGCTTACTCATGTGGCGCAAGTTACGCAGGAAAAACATGAAGTTCAGAAACAGTCATACCGTAGGGAGGGATCAAGCGTTATGA
- a CDS encoding sugar ABC transporter permease: MSNWWSLKVQEMKNNKQSYVLLAPYMILFAVFTILPVMISMILSFTYFNMLEFPKFIGWNNYSRLFLEDDIFLVAIKNTILFAVITGPISYIACFVFAWIINELTPKMRALMTLVFYAPSISGNVFFIWLMIFSGDRYGIANGFLIKVGILLEPIQWLKKEEYILPIIIIVQLWLSLGTGFLAFIAGLQTVDRTLYEAGAVDGVRNRWQELWYITLPSMRPQLMFGAVIQLTSSLAVAEVSIALAGFPSVNYAAETIVTHLIDYGTTRFEMGYASSIATVLFIIMLCTNLIVQKLLRKVGE; this comes from the coding sequence ATGTCCAACTGGTGGAGCTTAAAAGTGCAAGAAATGAAAAACAATAAACAATCTTATGTACTGCTTGCGCCTTATATGATCTTATTCGCAGTATTTACGATATTACCTGTCATGATCTCGATGATACTAAGCTTTACGTATTTCAATATGCTAGAATTCCCTAAATTTATTGGGTGGAATAACTACTCCAGACTATTTTTAGAGGATGATATTTTCTTAGTAGCAATTAAAAATACAATATTATTTGCAGTGATTACTGGTCCAATAAGTTACATCGCTTGCTTTGTATTCGCTTGGATTATTAATGAGCTTACACCTAAAATGCGAGCGTTGATGACGCTAGTATTCTATGCACCATCGATTTCAGGAAATGTGTTTTTCATATGGCTAATGATTTTCTCAGGAGATCGCTACGGTATTGCTAACGGTTTTCTCATTAAAGTAGGCATACTGCTCGAGCCTATTCAATGGTTGAAGAAGGAAGAATATATTCTACCTATAATAATTATCGTTCAGTTATGGTTATCACTGGGAACAGGCTTCTTAGCATTTATTGCCGGTCTACAAACGGTAGATCGTACACTTTACGAAGCAGGTGCAGTTGATGGAGTTCGTAATCGTTGGCAAGAATTATGGTATATTACACTGCCTTCGATGCGTCCACAATTAATGTTTGGTGCGGTTATCCAATTAACGAGTTCGCTTGCGGTCGCCGAAGTATCGATAGCATTAGCTGGGTTCCCGAGTGTGAACTATGCAGCAGAAACGATCGTTACCCATCTAATTGATTATGGTACAACGCGATTTGAGATGGGCTATGCTTCGTCAATAGCTACCGTACTATTTATCATTATGCTATGTACAAACCTAATCGTGCAAAAATTATTACGTAAGGTAGGTGAATGA
- a CDS encoding carbohydrate ABC transporter permease, whose product MSMPFSFKLRTKRVNRSFWGSFSLFTLLACFGAFMILPLVYAVNNAFKPLDEIFLFPPTLFVRNPTFNNFSDLLNLLGESWVPFSRYIFNTVFITLMGVVGHVIFASAAAYPLAKHRFPGKKILFQIVVLSLMFTPAVTAIPNYMVMSWLGLIDSYWAVIIPAFAYSLGLYLMKQFMEQMPDALLEAAKIDGASEYRIFWTIVMPNVKPAWLTLIILQFQILWGSDGNGFIYSEQLKSLHFAANQIIYGGIARAGAAAAVALILMSVPITLFVFSQSKIIETMASSGMKE is encoded by the coding sequence ATGAGCATGCCCTTCTCTTTCAAATTACGCACAAAAAGGGTGAATCGCTCGTTCTGGGGAAGCTTTAGTTTGTTTACACTACTGGCTTGCTTTGGAGCATTTATGATTTTGCCTTTGGTGTATGCGGTTAATAATGCATTTAAGCCATTAGATGAAATATTCCTGTTCCCACCGACGTTGTTCGTACGTAATCCGACTTTCAACAACTTTAGTGATTTACTTAATTTATTGGGAGAATCATGGGTTCCGTTCAGTCGTTACATCTTCAACACGGTATTTATTACATTAATGGGTGTTGTAGGTCATGTTATTTTTGCTTCGGCGGCAGCATATCCACTAGCAAAACATCGCTTCCCAGGCAAGAAGATTTTGTTCCAAATTGTTGTTTTATCATTAATGTTTACACCGGCAGTTACAGCCATTCCGAACTATATGGTAATGAGCTGGCTTGGACTCATTGATTCCTATTGGGCAGTTATCATTCCTGCATTTGCTTATTCATTAGGACTCTATTTAATGAAGCAATTTATGGAGCAAATGCCAGATGCCCTACTAGAAGCAGCAAAAATTGATGGGGCAAGTGAATATCGGATTTTTTGGACGATAGTCATGCCGAATGTAAAGCCCGCGTGGCTAACCCTAATTATATTACAGTTCCAAATTCTTTGGGGCAGTGACGGTAACGGCTTCATTTACAGTGAACAACTGAAAAGTCTTCACTTTGCAGCGAATCAGATTATTTACGGTGGTATTGCAAGAGCAGGCGCAGCAGCAGCTGTGGCACTAATCCTTATGAGTGTGCCGATTACGTTATTCGTATTCTCACAAAGTAAAATAATAGAGACGATGGCATCTTCGGGTATGAAAGAGTAG
- a CDS encoding extracellular solute-binding protein has translation MSHQHRKPYKATATVTLGACVLLLVAIILIVNTFSKQDDQQLMNGKDILSTSLGGANSYASYLSRYETTSKSDATIVIDASQYDHVAGTGFKVLEQYEGMEGSSLYTGETGTVEWKFHVEQEGLYQLEALYYPVAGKSSAIERIVAIDGVVPFEEAQFIQFDRLWDNELSEIKVDNQGNELRPRQIEVPKWTTKLVQDSNGYITEPFQFYFSKGTHKLSFEATREPMILKELRLKQQQPVPTYETLVQQYEEEGITETTGLELRFEGESAVVKSSPTLYPVSERTSAAVSPYSASLIKINTVGGFNWRIPGQWVEWEVEVPADGLYNLSFITQQNWVRGIYSTRKLSIDGVVPFQEMNAVGFKYKSGYRLETLAKDNEAYLYHFTEGKHTIRMEVTLGPFAELISQVEDSLYELNSMYRNILMITGTKPDEYRDYQLTKKIPNLIETFTFERERLSAVAAQLKLLADGSSDQEALLKSMTLQLDEMIKKPENIHRKLTEYKTNTGGLGTWVQQAREHPLEIDAIILSSPDKDVKAKGLGFWANSVHEVKTFTNSFFIDYNSIGNVSEDKDQRTITVWIGSGRDQANTMKAMIDETFTEETGINVNLKLVQMHTLLPATLAGQGPDVAMQIENDIPVNFAMRNASVDLTQFTDFDEVATRFRTSAVVPYQYSDGVYALPEQQTFNMMFYRKDVLEELGLKVPTTWDEVSTLLAVLSKNHMEFGLPQVQQAAIQGQNIPPNSIFAALLFQNGGQFYRNDGKETDLDSRLAIETFKIWTEYYTDYKLEREYDFANRFRTGQMPIGIADYTLYNQLTVFAPEIRGLWGFAPMPGTVQEDGSINRQVPSGGSSVMMLEKAEDKDAAWQFMKWWTSDDTQAKFGREMEGLMGAAARYPTANINALDSLPWPVEDYKQLKEQFQYVVGIPEVPGGYFTGRHLFNAFYKTVIGQVEAREALMDYTEYIQDEIDNKREEFGLPQ, from the coding sequence GTGAGCCATCAGCATCGGAAGCCATATAAGGCTACAGCGACCGTTACATTAGGAGCATGTGTGCTACTACTTGTGGCAATCATCCTTATTGTAAATACGTTCTCAAAGCAAGATGATCAACAACTAATGAATGGCAAAGATATTCTGAGTACTTCTTTGGGTGGGGCTAATAGCTACGCCTCCTACCTGTCTCGCTATGAGACGACATCGAAGTCTGATGCAACCATCGTGATTGATGCTTCACAATATGATCATGTCGCAGGAACAGGATTTAAAGTGTTAGAGCAGTATGAAGGCATGGAAGGTTCATCGTTGTACACTGGCGAGACAGGAACAGTCGAGTGGAAATTTCATGTAGAGCAAGAAGGATTGTATCAGTTAGAAGCATTGTATTATCCTGTAGCAGGTAAAAGTTCTGCTATCGAAAGAATTGTAGCAATAGATGGTGTGGTGCCATTTGAAGAAGCACAATTTATACAATTTGATCGATTATGGGACAATGAATTATCAGAAATTAAAGTAGATAATCAAGGCAATGAACTGCGCCCAAGACAGATTGAGGTTCCAAAATGGACGACAAAGCTCGTGCAAGATTCTAATGGTTACATAACAGAGCCATTCCAATTTTACTTTAGTAAAGGTACTCATAAACTTTCCTTCGAGGCCACGCGTGAGCCGATGATCCTGAAAGAACTTCGATTAAAGCAGCAACAGCCGGTACCGACCTATGAAACATTAGTACAACAGTATGAGGAAGAAGGCATTACTGAGACAACAGGCTTGGAGCTTCGTTTTGAAGGGGAATCCGCTGTTGTAAAATCTTCACCAACGCTTTATCCAGTGAGTGAACGTACTAGTGCAGCGGTATCACCATATAGCGCTTCTCTAATTAAGATAAATACGGTTGGTGGATTCAATTGGCGTATCCCAGGTCAATGGGTGGAATGGGAAGTAGAGGTGCCTGCCGATGGTTTGTACAATCTATCATTTATTACCCAGCAAAACTGGGTTAGGGGCATTTATTCTACTAGAAAATTATCTATTGATGGCGTGGTACCGTTCCAAGAAATGAACGCAGTTGGGTTCAAATATAAGAGTGGCTATCGATTAGAAACACTTGCAAAGGATAATGAAGCGTACTTATATCACTTTACCGAAGGTAAACATACGATTCGTATGGAAGTTACGCTTGGACCATTTGCCGAACTAATATCCCAAGTAGAAGACTCTCTATATGAGCTTAACTCGATGTATCGAAATATTCTTATGATTACAGGGACAAAACCTGATGAGTATCGAGACTATCAGCTTACAAAAAAAATTCCTAATTTAATAGAGACGTTTACCTTTGAGAGAGAGCGGCTTTCTGCTGTCGCAGCACAATTAAAACTACTTGCAGACGGTTCTAGTGACCAAGAAGCACTCTTAAAATCGATGACGCTTCAACTTGATGAAATGATTAAAAAACCTGAAAATATTCACCGTAAGTTAACCGAATATAAAACCAATACGGGTGGTCTAGGTACATGGGTTCAACAAGCTAGAGAACATCCACTCGAGATTGACGCGATTATCTTATCATCACCTGATAAGGATGTAAAAGCAAAAGGCTTAGGTTTCTGGGCCAATTCGGTTCATGAAGTGAAGACATTTACGAACTCCTTCTTTATTGATTACAACAGTATCGGTAACGTCTCAGAGGATAAAGATCAACGGACCATTACGGTTTGGATTGGTAGCGGTCGTGACCAAGCCAATACGATGAAAGCAATGATCGATGAAACCTTTACAGAAGAGACGGGGATTAACGTTAACTTGAAACTTGTACAGATGCATACTCTCCTACCTGCAACATTGGCAGGTCAAGGTCCTGATGTAGCAATGCAAATTGAAAATGATATTCCCGTAAACTTCGCCATGCGTAATGCTTCAGTTGATTTGACTCAATTTACAGATTTTGATGAGGTAGCGACTCGATTCCGTACTAGTGCAGTTGTTCCATATCAATATTCGGACGGCGTATATGCTCTTCCTGAACAACAGACCTTTAATATGATGTTTTATCGCAAGGATGTGCTTGAAGAGTTAGGTTTAAAGGTTCCAACGACATGGGATGAGGTTTCTACTTTATTAGCTGTATTAAGTAAAAATCATATGGAGTTTGGGTTGCCTCAAGTTCAACAAGCAGCAATTCAAGGGCAAAATATTCCTCCAAACTCTATCTTTGCAGCGTTACTGTTCCAAAATGGAGGTCAATTCTATCGAAACGATGGCAAAGAAACAGATCTTGATTCACGTCTAGCGATTGAAACATTCAAGATATGGACGGAGTATTATACCGACTATAAATTAGAGCGTGAATATGATTTTGCTAACCGTTTCCGCACAGGTCAAATGCCAATCGGAATTGCAGATTACACGCTTTATAATCAGCTCACTGTCTTTGCACCAGAAATTCGCGGACTTTGGGGATTTGCTCCAATGCCAGGTACAGTGCAAGAGGATGGTTCAATTAATCGCCAGGTACCAAGTGGTGGCTCATCCGTAATGATGCTAGAAAAAGCAGAGGACAAAGATGCAGCGTGGCAATTTATGAAATGGTGGACTAGTGATGATACGCAAGCGAAATTTGGTCGTGAAATGGAAGGATTAATGGGAGCGGCTGCTCGTTATCCAACAGCTAACATTAATGCGCTTGATAGTTTACCTTGGCCGGTTGAAGATTACAAGCAATTAAAAGAGCAATTCCAATACGTGGTAGGTATTCCAGAAGTACCTGGTGGTTATTTCACAGGTCGTCATCTATTCAATGCATTCTATAAGACTGTGATTGGGCAAGTAGAAGCTAGAGAAGCATTGATGGACTACACAGAATATATTCAAGACGAAATTGATAATAAACGAGAAGAGTTTGGATTGCCACAATAA
- a CDS encoding extracellular solute-binding protein has translation MRKMKGFSFLLLCLVMVLTACGGGNGGSTNTSPTPTPANVAETTASPTEELEEIPNLNGRVIKIAAWWDLTPQGETQSEINRLEKIAEVEKKYNVKIEFVNVPYDEMIPNFTNSTLSGEPFADIVQLEYDAALPLIKQGLILPISEFTDSTNNINNEGNLVEKYPPIAGEYYAFESPNSLGAGVHYNRDLFKQLGLPDPKELYANGEWTWDKFLEIAKLATRDTDNDGKTDVYGFSTWGLDAYRQFAASNGVRIADEENLVEELSSAGSIETGEFLNKLYNVDKVVKIGTGDPMEWNEYNTFKDGDVAMFTTAEWNLKDLSFDFGIVPIPKGPNQLPNYTYADYLRNAKFIGKGVKDAALVYKIYEETLDIPMLEEFSGQEYLESIYGFEDDVEMLREHISGTGLIILDKAFPDFPLWPFVNDIIVNKVSPAAAAETYKAQAEASMQMLNK, from the coding sequence ATGCGTAAAATGAAAGGGTTCTCATTTTTACTGTTATGTCTAGTCATGGTACTTACAGCTTGTGGCGGAGGAAATGGTGGTTCAACTAATACGTCACCAACTCCAACACCTGCTAATGTTGCAGAAACAACAGCGAGTCCAACCGAAGAACTAGAGGAAATTCCTAATCTTAATGGCCGTGTTATTAAAATTGCAGCTTGGTGGGATCTAACTCCACAAGGAGAAACGCAATCAGAAATTAACAGGTTAGAGAAAATTGCAGAGGTAGAGAAAAAATACAATGTGAAGATTGAATTTGTAAATGTACCGTATGATGAAATGATTCCTAACTTTACAAATAGTACTCTTAGTGGAGAGCCATTTGCCGACATTGTGCAACTGGAGTACGATGCAGCATTACCACTTATTAAGCAAGGTCTAATTCTTCCTATTAGTGAATTTACGGATTCTACTAACAATATTAACAATGAGGGTAATTTGGTTGAAAAATATCCACCGATCGCGGGTGAATACTATGCGTTTGAAAGTCCAAACTCTTTAGGTGCAGGCGTTCACTATAACCGTGATTTATTCAAACAACTTGGTCTTCCAGATCCAAAGGAATTGTATGCAAATGGCGAATGGACATGGGATAAATTTTTGGAAATTGCCAAACTAGCTACAAGAGATACGGATAATGACGGTAAAACTGATGTGTATGGCTTCTCAACTTGGGGGCTTGACGCGTACAGACAGTTCGCAGCTTCTAACGGAGTACGTATTGCTGACGAGGAGAATTTAGTCGAAGAACTTTCTAGTGCCGGTTCTATCGAAACAGGCGAGTTCTTGAATAAATTGTATAACGTTGACAAAGTTGTGAAAATTGGCACTGGTGATCCAATGGAATGGAATGAATATAATACATTCAAAGATGGTGATGTAGCTATGTTCACGACAGCTGAATGGAATCTGAAAGATCTAAGTTTCGATTTTGGTATTGTACCAATTCCTAAAGGTCCTAATCAATTACCAAACTACACATATGCTGATTATCTAAGAAATGCGAAATTTATCGGTAAAGGTGTAAAGGATGCGGCTCTAGTATACAAAATCTATGAAGAAACATTAGATATCCCAATGCTCGAAGAATTTTCAGGTCAAGAATATTTAGAAAGTATCTATGGTTTTGAAGATGATGTCGAAATGCTTCGTGAACATATTTCTGGTACTGGATTGATTATACTTGATAAAGCATTCCCTGACTTCCCTTTATGGCCATTTGTTAACGATATTATTGTTAATAAAGTTTCTCCTGCGGCAGCAGCTGAGACATACAAAGCACAGGCAGAGGCTTCAATGCAAATGCTTAATAAGTAA
- a CDS encoding extracellular solute-binding protein, whose protein sequence is MIMILRKRLAIVLTATLFIASLAACEGESAKNEISSTDGSFYSAQFEDGKYVEPVSISTVFPVSNNVKFKNGENLENNIHTKWAKETLGIDINYLWTVNEQNNSFSTKIRLMLTSGQEMPDIIALRGDTKLINDLIDSGQFSDAGALFDKYASDSYKAAMAEDSTVWNGYIRDGVRMAIPILENAFNNDPVMYIREDWLNNMNLKAPETLEELEIVLEAFTNGDPDGNNKKDTIGLSLGFKNNLNTWMSDTSWLFGMFGAMPNQWNVGKEGSLEYGSVQPEMKPALKKLQEWMTKGYISEEAGLYDEIKATELFTTGTAGIIVGPYWMTGWPLSNLNLNVPNSEYNAYPLPAGPDGKVGHHGTSINGGAVLINKNMKNKDAFFVYQNYLYEYWANQDGEGPFSLGFARGYDYDLDINGQVLGEKESDLIPGGWVDVIRYTLTYNGAIVPLLRINGLAKLANGEEPSTHYERTLVYTLPKQMHAAKIVFDQQDSVIMNMFTGSPTPTQISKGDILNKLEKEVIIRIIYGKASIDEFDTFVENYNSSGGEQIKKEVNEWYDTIK, encoded by the coding sequence ATGATTATGATATTGAGAAAACGGTTAGCTATTGTTTTGACAGCTACATTGTTTATCGCATCGCTTGCAGCCTGTGAAGGAGAAAGTGCTAAAAATGAGATAAGTAGTACTGACGGTTCTTTTTATTCAGCCCAGTTTGAGGATGGGAAATATGTTGAGCCTGTTTCGATTTCGACTGTTTTTCCAGTTTCAAACAATGTGAAATTTAAAAATGGTGAGAATCTTGAAAATAATATTCATACGAAATGGGCAAAAGAAACACTTGGAATTGATATTAATTATCTATGGACGGTAAATGAACAGAATAATTCATTTTCAACAAAAATTCGTCTGATGCTAACCTCAGGGCAGGAGATGCCAGATATCATTGCTTTACGGGGAGATACTAAACTAATCAATGATTTAATCGATAGTGGTCAGTTTAGCGATGCTGGAGCATTGTTCGATAAATACGCATCGGATAGTTATAAGGCAGCAATGGCAGAGGATAGTACGGTGTGGAATGGATATATTCGTGATGGCGTAAGAATGGCAATTCCTATTTTAGAGAATGCATTTAACAATGATCCTGTTATGTATATCCGAGAGGATTGGCTCAATAATATGAATCTAAAAGCTCCGGAAACACTTGAAGAGCTTGAAATCGTTTTAGAGGCTTTTACTAATGGCGATCCTGATGGAAACAATAAGAAGGATACGATAGGACTCTCCTTGGGCTTCAAAAATAATTTAAATACATGGATGTCAGATACCAGTTGGTTGTTTGGAATGTTCGGTGCAATGCCTAACCAATGGAATGTAGGAAAAGAAGGCAGTTTAGAGTATGGTTCTGTTCAACCAGAGATGAAGCCTGCACTTAAAAAACTGCAAGAATGGATGACAAAGGGGTATATATCCGAAGAAGCTGGTTTGTACGATGAAATAAAGGCAACAGAGTTATTCACAACAGGGACTGCAGGAATCATAGTCGGTCCATATTGGATGACTGGCTGGCCGTTATCTAATCTTAATTTAAATGTTCCTAATTCAGAGTATAACGCTTACCCGCTACCAGCTGGTCCTGATGGTAAGGTTGGACATCACGGCACATCAATCAATGGTGGTGCTGTCCTCATCAATAAAAATATGAAAAATAAAGATGCATTTTTCGTTTATCAAAATTATCTGTATGAGTATTGGGCGAACCAAGATGGTGAAGGACCATTCTCATTGGGATTTGCAAGAGGATATGACTACGATCTTGATATAAACGGACAAGTTTTAGGTGAAAAAGAATCGGATTTAATTCCTGGAGGATGGGTCGACGTCATTCGGTACACGCTAACCTATAATGGGGCAATAGTTCCTTTGTTGCGTATTAATGGACTTGCAAAACTAGCTAATGGTGAGGAGCCGTCAACCCATTATGAAAGAACATTAGTCTATACCTTACCTAAACAAATGCATGCGGCAAAGATTGTATTTGATCAGCAGGATTCCGTCATAATGAATATGTTTACCGGTTCTCCAACCCCAACACAGATTTCAAAAGGAGATATACTTAATAAGTTAGAGAAGGAAGTAATAATCAGAATTATTTACGGGAAAGCATCAATCGATGAATTTGATACTTTTGTTGAAAATTATAATTCGTCGGGAGGAGAGCAGATTAAGAAAGAAGTAAACGAATGGTATGACACTATTAAGTGA
- a CDS encoding sensor histidine kinase encodes MNTAISIFRKLLLGVLLMFFLIILIFWIIFKLNVNDIQDELKKNKMSEIEFMTFQLSTQFEQVLMNTITMSEDQSVRKYPYSLQFGDQYSKYEMKLAIIDKLTLNSASTYWNNIITLYYPDFLETISSDSAYSDTQYNPPDQPFNKWILNMNEDGTGYYSNLTQSHIAPLFIETRVSIDNLQKMMKQYTSGTPILYDSYSNVIIQNETRASLDDSINRIIPLIKDESGFLTVSENGTEYMLSYMKSELLDLYFIDYYPKRKFIETLSRNNTIFIVSIIVLLMISLIYSLILRKQVKTPIVTLRKAIGRFERGDFSSRVSDSNTEEFRMLGNSFNRMAENTQKLIEQVLFGELEVKEARLKQYQAQINPHFLYNSLHYIQSKAAIEDYESISAMTLHLGAYYHYNHKIDSIDSTIKEELNFVEHYLSVIKLRKRALSFTIDFSTDISNFPLPKMIVQPLVENCIQHGIETSINPGHIQIKAEIHEQTIRIMISDNGIGMTDEKLSLVKQRMAESVISESVSGVGIRNVHQRLKLYFDANAGLTITSELRVGTCYTITIQKQGDPPASNLIS; translated from the coding sequence ATGAACACTGCAATATCAATTTTCAGGAAGTTGCTACTAGGTGTATTACTCATGTTTTTCTTAATTATACTTATTTTTTGGATTATCTTTAAGCTTAATGTAAATGACATCCAGGATGAACTTAAAAAAAATAAAATGTCTGAAATTGAGTTCATGACATTTCAACTTTCAACTCAATTCGAGCAAGTACTTATGAATACGATTACAATGTCTGAGGATCAGTCGGTTAGAAAGTATCCTTATTCTCTGCAGTTCGGCGACCAATATTCCAAATATGAGATGAAGCTAGCTATTATTGATAAACTGACTTTGAATAGTGCTTCTACTTATTGGAATAATATAATTACTTTATACTACCCAGATTTTCTAGAAACGATTTCATCTGATTCTGCTTATAGCGATACGCAATATAACCCTCCAGATCAGCCATTCAATAAGTGGATTCTCAATATGAACGAGGATGGCACAGGTTATTATTCAAATTTAACACAAAGTCATATTGCCCCATTATTTATCGAAACAAGAGTGTCCATAGATAATCTACAAAAAATGATGAAGCAATATACATCTGGAACACCGATACTCTATGATTCTTACAGTAATGTGATCATCCAAAACGAAACTCGTGCATCACTGGATGATTCTATTAACCGAATCATTCCTTTAATAAAAGACGAGAGTGGTTTTTTGACTGTAAGCGAAAACGGTACAGAGTATATGCTTAGTTATATGAAATCCGAGTTGCTAGATTTGTATTTTATTGATTATTATCCTAAACGCAAATTTATTGAAACGCTTTCTCGTAATAACACTATTTTCATTGTTTCAATTATTGTTTTATTAATGATTTCACTTATTTATAGTCTTATCCTAAGAAAACAAGTCAAAACACCAATTGTTACATTAAGAAAAGCTATTGGTCGATTTGAGCGCGGCGACTTTTCAAGTCGCGTAAGTGATTCTAATACTGAAGAATTCAGAATGCTGGGTAATTCATTTAACCGAATGGCAGAAAATACGCAAAAACTCATTGAACAAGTTCTTTTTGGTGAGTTAGAAGTCAAGGAAGCTCGATTAAAGCAATATCAAGCTCAAATTAACCCTCATTTCTTATATAACAGTTTGCACTATATACAAAGTAAAGCTGCCATTGAGGATTATGAATCCATATCTGCTATGACACTCCATCTTGGAGCTTATTATCACTATAATCATAAAATAGATAGTATTGATTCAACGATTAAGGAAGAGCTCAATTTCGTGGAGCATTACTTATCTGTCATAAAACTACGTAAGCGTGCTTTGTCCTTTACTATCGATTTCTCAACAGATATTAGTAACTTTCCGCTTCCTAAGATGATTGTTCAGCCACTCGTTGAAAATTGTATTCAACATGGAATTGAGACATCTATAAATCCCGGACACATCCAGATAAAAGCCGAAATACACGAACAGACCATTCGTATTATGATCAGTGATAATGGTATCGGTATGACTGATGAAAAACTATCTTTAGTTAAGCAACGCATGGCAGAGTCCGTCATCTCAGAAAGCGTATCTGGAGTAGGCATTCGAAATGTCCATCAACGCCTTAAACTCTATTTCGATGCGAATGCTGGACTAACTATTACGTCTGAATTACGAGTAGGTACATGTTATACGATTACCATCCAAAAGCAGGGAGACCCTCCTGCTTCTAATCTTATTAGTTGA